The Candidatus Krumholzibacteriia bacterium genome contains a region encoding:
- a CDS encoding pyridoxal-phosphate dependent enzyme: protein MDLSLHLVRHLRPAVERRSRRTPMRRSANPTHLGVERLYFKLECAQVTGSFKVRGPLGLRAVCHDPREWVTASAGNHGLGMAYALHGLGRPPRLFVPRSSPQVKRDAIAALGAAITVVDTESFDAAEAEARRWAASTGALYVSFDDPAIMAGNGGTLGLEILEQLPELASLLVPVGGGGLIAGLGCVIKALRPQVRLVGVQSEATPAMFESRRRGQVLLQHHGPPTLADGLEGGAGAQSFPYVQRWVDDIRLVSEARLAESMGWLWHQEGLRVEGSAAVGVAALLDGLRLPEPVCVVLTGRNVDEDTWKRAVQP from the coding sequence ATGGATCTCAGCTTGCATCTCGTGCGCCACTTGCGGCCCGCCGTGGAGCGCCGCTCCCGCCGCACCCCCATGCGCCGCTCTGCCAACCCGACGCACCTCGGCGTGGAGCGTCTCTACTTCAAGCTCGAGTGCGCCCAGGTGACCGGGTCCTTCAAGGTGCGCGGCCCCTTGGGGCTGCGAGCGGTCTGCCACGATCCCCGGGAGTGGGTGACCGCTTCGGCGGGGAACCACGGTCTCGGCATGGCCTACGCCCTGCACGGACTCGGCCGCCCGCCGCGGCTCTTCGTCCCTAGGTCGAGCCCGCAGGTGAAGCGAGACGCCATCGCCGCGCTGGGGGCGGCGATCACCGTCGTGGACACGGAGAGCTTCGACGCCGCCGAAGCCGAAGCGAGGCGCTGGGCGGCGTCCACCGGCGCTCTCTACGTCTCCTTCGACGATCCGGCGATCATGGCGGGGAATGGCGGCACGCTCGGTCTCGAGATCCTGGAGCAACTCCCCGAGCTGGCGAGCCTGCTGGTGCCGGTCGGCGGCGGCGGCCTCATCGCCGGGCTCGGGTGCGTGATCAAAGCGCTGCGCCCGCAGGTGCGCCTCGTCGGGGTGCAATCCGAAGCCACACCGGCCATGTTCGAATCCCGCCGCCGTGGCCAGGTGCTGCTCCAGCACCACGGGCCGCCGACGCTGGCCGACGGCTTGGAAGGCGGTGCCGGGGCGCAGAGCTTCCCGTACGTGCAGCGCTGGGTCGACGACATCCGTCTGGTTTCCGAAGCGCGCCTCGCGGAGAGCATGGGCTGGTTGTGGCACCAGGAAGGGTTGCGCGTGGAGGGCTCGGCCGCCGTGGGCGTGGCGGCGCTCCTCGACGGCCTGCGCCTGCCGGAGCCGGTGTGCGTGGTGCTCACCGGACGCAACGTGGACGAGGACACCTGGAAGCGGGCGGTGCAGCCCTGA
- a CDS encoding type II secretion system protein produces the protein MPKKIAHEGRRAGFTMVEALVALTIFGIGTIMLMQLAPRASQYATRARVMSRANALAQAKVEELRSLPKLHADLGAGTHDDPNNPIEGAFTRSWDVIEDDPIDGMRKVEVQVRVVTSSSDSVTTLVTYF, from the coding sequence ATGCCGAAAAAGATCGCACACGAGGGGCGTCGCGCCGGTTTCACCATGGTCGAGGCGTTGGTGGCGCTGACGATCTTCGGCATCGGCACCATCATGCTCATGCAGCTGGCGCCGCGAGCCTCCCAGTACGCCACCCGCGCCCGGGTGATGAGCCGGGCGAACGCGCTGGCGCAGGCCAAGGTGGAAGAACTCCGCAGCCTGCCGAAGCTCCACGCCGATCTCGGTGCCGGCACCCACGACGATCCGAACAACCCCATCGAGGGCGCTTTCACTCGTTCCTGGGATGTCATCGAAGACGACCCCATCGACGGGATGCGCAAGGTCGAGGTCCAGGTGCGTGTGGTGACTTCGAGCAGTGACAGCGTCACGACACTGGTGACCTACTTCTGA
- a CDS encoding SdrD B-like domain-containing protein, producing the protein MKKARSEHGFTLYEFLVSTMVVGVALLATMLVTSQMGTQLHHERGRVSGTDNARVALDEVTRILRSAGSQADMSRGQNRFVYAGPWSVGLNANLFPLENDDAAAAPAALDPDLENGSVTLDGSTSYTPPRAFETGAETILLTVDSNRDGSVSSGDAADDEEEDSDTPNDLVLKAFVYGSDGAANTVTNTGLAVLRGPAADEDGMVPQPLFRYWVDDDNDTDTPAVLHGDTDANGQLSQTEIAALDPVPANDLALIERVDVTATTEGLHPRKQAEWNVLESSVSFRNRQTTAARVIGVVFHDYNQNGTREQAEVPLGGVVVRCSNGNATKTGADGRYQFVLPPGNYSITEIDRVGYVSTTPNTVAIVPIPGDYVELNFGDVSQGGTGFIHGLVYHDQGRNGQFDSGQDWGMAGIRVFLDTGATVQTDTLGAFSFAVSVGNYTITEVDSVGYASSTPNIVEVNLAADGDSVQVDFGDYPLRASGEIAGIVYLDADNDGVRDNKENGIANVSITLDDADVTTTDASGNFHFVAEVGAHQVTEADPPAHTSSTVNTVDVDVVENQTVNVEFGDIAQQDVSFQEIVLSETERALSINAGDMKEDNRGDFDMVLGTHYVGGTNDILTWWNERKTSSTPNSAIFSQTPSYQRVVAADVNAVVARDLNNDGAMDLVTGLGTATSNLAVWITQTGTNAGRLPTAPTQRYTAALAMSVNDVVSGKFDDDAYPDLAVGTTSGFGTGRVEIWHGRGGASFQRSDTDIYTSFLMYSGGTPVSEALGEVVTLAAHDFSGDGVDDIVVGCRASSSVSHVYLLVHGAAFQDSLQGGGGAIIVPIELQYYTAVDRLTISGSISDVLALDMKEDGNNDTDIVVATSTSSTAGNVQVWHNRGGYRFGLGTGGPSVSPDDQVNPGGAPLTLSAAKVDNDVFPDLFVGTRTGTAYTGAVVLYRAYGFLPEKGTVISSSSVGEIVTMVSADFNKDSAPDLAVGSRTSVSTGKVVVFFNERQAL; encoded by the coding sequence ATGAAAAAGGCACGAAGCGAACACGGTTTCACTCTCTACGAGTTCCTGGTGTCGACCATGGTCGTCGGCGTGGCCTTGCTCGCGACGATGCTGGTCACCAGCCAGATGGGAACGCAGCTGCACCACGAGCGCGGTCGCGTCTCCGGGACGGACAACGCCCGGGTGGCCCTGGACGAAGTCACGCGCATCCTGCGCTCCGCCGGCTCTCAGGCCGATATGTCCCGCGGCCAGAACCGCTTCGTCTACGCCGGGCCCTGGAGCGTCGGCCTCAACGCCAACCTCTTCCCGCTGGAAAACGACGACGCCGCCGCGGCGCCGGCGGCCCTCGATCCAGACCTGGAGAATGGCTCGGTCACCCTCGACGGGAGCACCAGCTACACGCCGCCCCGCGCTTTCGAGACCGGCGCCGAGACCATCCTGCTCACGGTGGATTCGAACCGCGACGGCAGCGTTTCCAGCGGTGACGCCGCTGACGACGAGGAAGAGGACTCGGACACGCCCAACGATCTGGTGCTCAAAGCCTTCGTCTACGGCAGCGACGGCGCCGCCAACACGGTGACCAACACAGGTTTGGCGGTGCTCCGCGGCCCCGCCGCCGACGAGGACGGCATGGTGCCGCAGCCGCTCTTCCGCTACTGGGTGGACGACGACAACGACACGGATACGCCGGCGGTCCTGCACGGCGACACCGACGCCAACGGCCAGCTCTCGCAGACCGAGATCGCCGCTCTCGACCCGGTGCCGGCCAACGACCTCGCCCTCATCGAGCGCGTCGACGTCACCGCCACCACCGAGGGGCTGCACCCGCGCAAGCAGGCCGAGTGGAACGTCCTGGAGTCCTCGGTGAGCTTCCGCAACCGGCAGACGACGGCGGCCCGAGTCATCGGCGTCGTCTTCCACGACTACAACCAGAACGGCACGCGGGAGCAGGCCGAGGTCCCCCTGGGCGGCGTCGTGGTGCGCTGCAGCAACGGCAACGCCACCAAGACCGGCGCCGACGGGCGCTACCAGTTCGTCCTCCCCCCGGGCAACTACTCCATCACCGAAATCGACCGCGTTGGCTACGTGAGCACGACGCCGAACACGGTGGCCATTGTGCCGATCCCGGGGGACTACGTGGAGCTCAACTTCGGCGACGTTTCCCAGGGCGGCACCGGCTTCATCCACGGCTTGGTCTATCACGACCAGGGCCGCAACGGTCAATTCGACAGCGGCCAGGACTGGGGGATGGCGGGGATCCGCGTCTTCCTCGACACCGGGGCCACGGTGCAGACCGATACCCTCGGGGCTTTCTCCTTCGCGGTGAGTGTCGGCAACTACACGATCACCGAGGTGGACTCGGTGGGCTACGCCTCGAGCACGCCCAATATCGTCGAGGTGAACCTGGCGGCGGATGGCGACTCCGTGCAGGTCGACTTCGGCGACTACCCGCTCCGCGCCTCCGGCGAGATCGCCGGCATCGTCTACCTGGACGCGGACAACGACGGCGTCCGGGACAACAAAGAGAACGGCATCGCCAACGTCAGCATCACGCTGGACGACGCCGACGTCACCACCACCGACGCCAGCGGCAACTTCCACTTCGTCGCCGAGGTGGGCGCGCACCAGGTCACCGAGGCCGATCCGCCCGCCCACACCTCGTCCACGGTGAACACCGTCGACGTGGACGTGGTGGAAAACCAGACGGTAAACGTCGAGTTCGGCGACATCGCCCAGCAAGACGTCAGCTTCCAGGAGATCGTCCTCTCCGAGACCGAGCGGGCCCTGTCCATCAACGCTGGCGACATGAAAGAGGACAACCGGGGCGACTTCGACATGGTCCTGGGGACCCACTACGTGGGCGGCACCAACGACATCCTCACCTGGTGGAACGAGCGCAAGACCTCGAGCACGCCCAACTCGGCCATCTTCAGCCAGACCCCGTCGTACCAGCGTGTGGTGGCGGCGGACGTGAACGCCGTGGTGGCGCGGGATCTCAACAACGATGGTGCCATGGACCTGGTCACCGGCCTCGGCACCGCCACCTCCAACCTGGCGGTGTGGATCACGCAGACGGGAACGAACGCCGGCAGGTTGCCGACGGCACCGACGCAGCGCTACACCGCCGCTCTGGCCATGTCGGTGAACGACGTCGTCTCCGGCAAGTTCGATGACGACGCCTATCCGGACCTCGCCGTCGGCACCACCTCGGGCTTCGGCACCGGCCGTGTGGAAATCTGGCACGGCCGGGGCGGCGCCAGCTTCCAGAGGTCCGACACGGACATCTACACCAGCTTCCTCATGTACTCCGGCGGCACACCGGTGAGCGAAGCGCTGGGCGAGGTCGTGACCCTGGCGGCGCACGACTTCAGCGGCGACGGCGTCGACGACATCGTCGTCGGCTGCCGTGCCAGCAGCTCCGTGAGCCATGTCTATCTGCTAGTGCACGGCGCCGCCTTCCAGGACAGCCTGCAAGGTGGTGGCGGCGCCATCATCGTGCCGATCGAGCTGCAGTATTACACTGCCGTGGACCGCTTGACGATCTCCGGCAGCATCAGCGACGTGCTGGCGCTGGACATGAAGGAAGACGGCAACAACGACACGGACATCGTCGTCGCCACTTCCACCAGCTCCACCGCCGGCAACGTGCAGGTCTGGCACAACCGCGGCGGCTACCGCTTCGGCCTCGGCACCGGCGGCCCCAGCGTCAGCCCCGACGATCAAGTGAATCCGGGTGGCGCGCCGCTCACGCTGAGCGCCGCCAAGGTGGACAATGACGTTTTCCCGGACCTCTTCGTCGGCACCCGCACCGGCACGGCTTACACCGGAGCGGTGGTGCTGTACCGGGCCTACGGCTTCCTGCCGGAAAAGGGCACGGTGATCTCCAGCTCCAGCGTCGGCGAGATCGTCACCATGGTGTCCGCCGACTTCAACAAGGACAGCGCCCCGGACTTGGCGGTGGGCTCGCGGACCTCGGTGTCCACCGGCAAGGTCGTGGTCTTCTTCAACGAGCGACAGGCGCTCTAG
- a CDS encoding pilus assembly PilX N-terminal domain-containing protein: protein MVRARHSERGAALVLALALLLALGFVGAALIYTAGGDLKVSGQDRRGTQAQFAAEAGVQEALNRLSLRPGTDVTVNSETFDACIRDTVPGLDPDWEVDVYAPGGATPTSANPNAGFTPTVQDLASNPLDYLREGQLVTIRHKWRDLNGDSVRDAGEIVRYDASRIPPENTTEGSVIEVIEVAGHSTEARRRLRVEVTRFPFTPNLLAALNCNTGADLRGTVNVCGHNHRIDTPENSNLESVPPCSAFDEGYDDLPAVMTTGDPVLTGGSTNLEGVPAAMDTVSTNPFYSLAEALGVTQDVVDMILADPDHTSSRDGNPLEGITYIAGDATGGEKFNSTSGEGLLYVKGDLDISGGFWWRGLVYVEGDIKITGNAWVLGAIMCQGKSEYGIGGGNPTVLYSRDAIRLALELAFDYIVISWKEL, encoded by the coding sequence ATGGTGCGGGCACGTCACAGCGAGCGCGGCGCGGCTCTGGTCCTGGCTCTGGCCCTGCTCCTCGCGCTCGGCTTCGTAGGCGCGGCGCTCATCTACACCGCCGGCGGCGACCTCAAGGTTTCCGGCCAGGACCGGCGCGGCACGCAGGCGCAGTTCGCCGCCGAGGCGGGGGTGCAGGAGGCGCTCAACCGGCTGTCGCTGCGCCCAGGCACCGATGTCACCGTGAACAGCGAGACCTTCGACGCCTGCATCCGGGACACCGTCCCCGGCCTCGACCCGGATTGGGAGGTGGACGTCTATGCCCCCGGGGGCGCCACGCCGACCTCGGCCAACCCCAACGCCGGCTTCACGCCCACGGTGCAGGATCTCGCCAGCAATCCGCTCGACTACCTACGCGAGGGCCAGCTTGTCACCATCCGGCACAAGTGGCGCGATCTGAACGGCGACAGCGTGCGCGACGCCGGTGAGATCGTGCGCTACGACGCCAGCCGCATCCCGCCGGAGAACACCACCGAGGGCTCGGTGATCGAGGTCATCGAGGTGGCGGGGCACTCCACCGAGGCCAGACGCCGGCTGCGGGTCGAGGTGACCCGCTTTCCCTTCACCCCCAACCTCCTCGCCGCGCTCAACTGCAACACCGGCGCCGACCTGCGAGGCACCGTGAACGTCTGCGGCCACAACCACCGGATCGACACGCCGGAGAACTCGAATCTGGAGTCGGTCCCGCCGTGCTCGGCTTTCGACGAGGGCTACGACGATCTGCCGGCGGTGATGACCACCGGAGATCCAGTGCTGACGGGCGGCTCCACCAACCTCGAGGGGGTGCCTGCGGCCATGGACACGGTGAGTACCAATCCCTTCTACAGCCTGGCCGAGGCGCTCGGCGTCACCCAGGACGTGGTGGACATGATCCTTGCCGATCCGGATCACACCTCGTCCAGGGACGGCAACCCGCTCGAGGGCATCACCTACATCGCAGGCGACGCCACCGGCGGGGAGAAATTCAACAGCACGAGCGGCGAGGGGCTCCTCTACGTGAAGGGCGACCTGGACATCTCGGGCGGCTTCTGGTGGCGCGGCCTCGTCTACGTCGAGGGCGACATCAAGATCACCGGCAACGCCTGGGTCCTGGGCGCAATCATGTGTCAGGGCAAAAGCGAATACGGCATCGGCGGCGGCAATCCGACTGTCCTCTACAGCCGCGACGCCATCCGGCTGGCTCTGGAGCTCGCCTTCGACTACATCGTCATCTCCTGGAAGGAGCTGTGA
- a CDS encoding GspH/FimT family pseudopilin, which yields MRAGDRRGFSLPELMVGVVIIGIVLAASIPNFNSYRESQRMSSACDRLSAACREGRARARARNHQIVLDYRTDDNEMAFIDDANDNGVADVGEAVEVYALPEGVTMSATTFTNDQLIFNGRGNAVGGGSVTLIAGDHVDPRAVRVSAGTGEVRVVPLGN from the coding sequence ATGCGCGCAGGGGACCGCCGGGGCTTCTCGCTGCCCGAGCTCATGGTCGGGGTGGTCATCATCGGCATCGTGCTCGCGGCTTCGATCCCGAACTTCAACTCCTACCGCGAGTCGCAGCGCATGTCTTCGGCCTGCGATCGTCTGTCCGCGGCCTGCCGCGAGGGCCGGGCGCGGGCGCGGGCGCGGAACCACCAGATCGTGCTCGACTACCGCACGGACGACAACGAGATGGCCTTCATCGACGACGCCAACGACAACGGCGTCGCCGACGTCGGCGAGGCCGTGGAAGTCTACGCGCTGCCCGAGGGCGTCACCATGTCCGCCACCACCTTCACCAACGACCAGCTCATCTTCAACGGTCGCGGGAACGCCGTCGGCGGCGGCAGCGTCACCCTCATCGCCGGGGACCACGTCGATCCCCGCGCCGTCCGCGTTTCCGCCGGGACCGGCGAGGTGCGGGTGGTGCCCCTCGGCAACTGA
- a CDS encoding cysteine desulfurase family protein produces the protein MQLPIYMDCHATTPLDPAVLEAMLPYLKEHFGNAASRSHSFGWVAARAVEQARSQVAALLGAEPREIVFTSGATESLHLALRGALGARRERGRHVVTTAIEHKAVLGLLAALEAEGWETTVVGVGADGLVTPEAIQEALRDDTVLVCVMAANNEIGTLQPLAAIGALTRARGILFCTDAAQAVGKVPLAVEKLQVDLLALSAHKLYGPKGVGALYVRRRGVRLAPASPGGGQERGLRSGTQNVPGIVGLGQACERAQAELESEAARLLQLRERLRQGLQSALPDVRLNGALAPRLPGNLNLSFAGVQGEALLMQLNDVAVSPGAACDSQNSEPSHVLRAIGVPDDLGRSSLRFGLGRFNTEEEVDYVLRKVVTVVQRLRGASPLYAPGALQGGVA, from the coding sequence ATGCAGCTGCCGATCTACATGGACTGTCACGCCACCACGCCGCTCGATCCGGCGGTCCTGGAGGCCATGCTGCCCTATCTGAAGGAGCACTTCGGCAACGCCGCGAGCCGCTCCCATTCCTTCGGCTGGGTGGCGGCGCGGGCGGTGGAGCAGGCCCGGTCCCAGGTGGCGGCGCTCCTTGGCGCCGAGCCGCGGGAGATCGTCTTCACCAGCGGCGCCACCGAATCGCTGCACCTGGCGCTGCGCGGCGCCCTCGGGGCGCGCCGGGAGCGCGGCCGGCACGTGGTGACCACCGCCATCGAGCACAAGGCGGTTCTCGGCCTGCTGGCGGCCCTCGAGGCCGAGGGTTGGGAAACGACGGTGGTGGGCGTGGGTGCAGACGGACTCGTGACGCCCGAGGCCATCCAGGAAGCGCTGCGCGACGACACCGTGCTCGTCTGCGTCATGGCGGCGAACAACGAGATCGGCACGCTGCAGCCGCTGGCGGCGATCGGGGCCCTCACCCGCGCGCGCGGCATCCTCTTCTGCACCGACGCGGCCCAAGCGGTGGGCAAGGTGCCGCTCGCGGTCGAGAAGCTGCAGGTGGATCTCCTGGCGCTTTCGGCGCACAAGCTCTACGGCCCGAAGGGGGTGGGAGCCCTGTACGTCCGCCGCCGGGGGGTGCGTCTCGCTCCCGCTTCGCCGGGGGGCGGCCAGGAGCGCGGCCTTAGGTCGGGAACGCAGAACGTCCCCGGCATCGTCGGCCTCGGCCAGGCCTGCGAGCGCGCCCAAGCGGAGCTCGAGAGCGAAGCCGCTCGCCTGCTCCAGCTGCGCGAGCGCTTGCGCCAAGGTTTGCAGAGCGCGCTTCCCGACGTCCGGCTGAACGGCGCCCTGGCGCCGCGCTTGCCCGGAAACCTGAACCTGAGCTTCGCCGGCGTGCAGGGGGAAGCGCTGCTCATGCAGCTCAACGACGTGGCGGTCTCGCCCGGAGCGGCCTGCGACAGCCAGAACAGCGAACCCTCTCACGTGCTCCGCGCCATCGGCGTGCCCGACGATCTGGGGCGGAGCTCGCTCCGCTTCGGCCTCGGGCGCTTCAACACCGAGGAAGAAGTGGACTACGTGCTGCGCAAGGTCGTGACCGTGGTGCAGCGGCTGCGCGGCGCCTCGCCGCTCTACGCGCCAGGCGCGCTCCAAGGAGGCGTGGCATGA
- the nadA gene encoding quinolinate synthase NadA yields MSSSRTLPLAPVAEEHDSVTALAPEEIAARTAAAKKALGSELLVLGHHYQRDAVIRFADRTGDSFALARQAAEARGVRWVVFCGVHFMAETADMLTPPEVTVLLPDRNAGCSMADMADIDQVETCWEEFQEVCDATLVPVTYMNSTAAIKAFTGRHGGAVCTSSNALGVMRWALEQGDKILFLPDQHLGRNTAFFQLGLGLDEMLLWDQSQERGGHSAEALRRARILLWKGHCSVHMNFQPEHVELARQADPKVRVLVHPECSFAVVEKADLVGSTDFIIRTVEASPPGSSWVIGTEHNLVARLAAQHPEQRLRTLSPFACQCSTMYRIDPIDLMRTLEGIPHGEQRWPVQVAPEIAVEARLALDRMLAIPR; encoded by the coding sequence ATGAGCTCGAGCCGCACGCTCCCGCTCGCGCCCGTGGCGGAGGAGCACGACAGCGTCACGGCGCTGGCGCCGGAGGAGATCGCGGCGCGCACCGCGGCGGCGAAGAAAGCCCTCGGCAGCGAGCTCCTCGTCCTCGGTCACCACTATCAGCGCGACGCGGTGATCCGCTTCGCCGATCGCACCGGCGACTCTTTCGCCCTGGCGCGACAGGCGGCCGAGGCCCGCGGCGTGCGCTGGGTGGTGTTCTGCGGCGTCCACTTCATGGCGGAAACGGCGGACATGCTGACACCGCCGGAGGTGACGGTGCTCCTGCCGGACCGGAACGCCGGCTGCTCCATGGCGGACATGGCGGACATCGATCAGGTGGAGACTTGCTGGGAAGAGTTCCAGGAAGTGTGCGACGCCACCCTCGTCCCCGTGACCTACATGAACTCTACCGCCGCCATCAAGGCCTTCACCGGCCGCCATGGAGGCGCCGTCTGCACCTCGTCGAATGCCCTAGGCGTGATGCGCTGGGCCCTCGAGCAGGGTGACAAGATCCTCTTCCTTCCCGACCAGCACTTGGGGCGCAACACCGCTTTCTTCCAGCTCGGTCTCGGTCTGGACGAGATGCTGCTCTGGGATCAGAGCCAGGAGCGGGGCGGCCACAGCGCCGAGGCGCTGCGCCGGGCCCGGATCCTGCTCTGGAAAGGTCACTGCAGCGTGCACATGAACTTCCAGCCCGAGCACGTGGAACTGGCGCGGCAGGCCGATCCGAAAGTCCGCGTCCTGGTGCACCCGGAGTGCAGCTTCGCGGTGGTGGAGAAGGCGGATCTGGTGGGCTCGACGGACTTCATCATCCGCACGGTGGAAGCGAGCCCGCCCGGCTCCTCCTGGGTCATCGGCACCGAGCACAACCTGGTGGCGCGCTTGGCGGCGCAACACCCGGAACAGCGCCTCCGCACGCTCTCGCCCTTCGCTTGCCAGTGCAGCACCATGTATCGCATCGATCCCATCGATCTGATGCGCACGCTGGAAGGCATCCCACACGGCGAGCAGCGCTGGCCGGTGCAGGTCGCGCCGGAGATCGCCGTCGAGGCGCGCCTGGCGCTGGACCGCATGCTCGCCATCCCGAGGTGA
- a CDS encoding TonB family protein, with translation MRGSSGLAVLVALLAAAAAAQDKPPDPASPAKPWVGRQKPPDDPLAPWPLENEPGSEAPLPLPATPLDTLSAGVEAPLVHGEVDSTDVVEVVHCRQILVGDPARVPHLQRLLEQGVPLEQALKQLGISGVEESRREYALDELEPRIQAEIAALPDSGWSGPRPWRGRTAFYQVLQREERLRHTVPRLGQNLDQDEKNRLATQFRSPERSQQQGAAADADLQPAAVLEQVQAQYPPGANESGEVTVAVEVGRVGEVLGVRVESSTARIFEDPALAAARDSKYRPAARAGIAEPGTVRLTYKFAAPQAPGTPASGTPSP, from the coding sequence GTGCGCGGCTCCTCCGGGCTCGCGGTGCTGGTGGCGCTTCTCGCCGCCGCCGCGGCGGCACAGGACAAACCTCCGGACCCGGCTTCTCCCGCCAAACCTTGGGTGGGGCGCCAGAAGCCCCCTGACGATCCCCTCGCTCCCTGGCCGCTCGAGAACGAGCCCGGCAGCGAAGCACCGCTGCCGCTGCCGGCGACGCCGTTGGACACCTTGAGCGCGGGAGTGGAAGCGCCGCTGGTGCACGGTGAAGTGGACAGCACCGACGTGGTCGAGGTGGTGCATTGCCGGCAGATCCTGGTGGGTGACCCGGCGCGCGTCCCGCACTTGCAGCGTTTGCTCGAGCAAGGCGTTCCCCTGGAGCAAGCGCTCAAGCAGCTCGGCATCAGCGGGGTGGAAGAAAGCCGGCGCGAATATGCGCTCGACGAGCTCGAACCGCGCATCCAGGCGGAGATCGCCGCACTTCCCGACAGCGGCTGGAGCGGGCCACGGCCGTGGCGCGGCCGCACCGCTTTCTACCAGGTGCTGCAACGGGAGGAACGCCTGCGGCACACGGTGCCCAGGCTGGGGCAGAACCTGGATCAAGACGAGAAGAACCGCTTGGCCACCCAGTTCCGCTCCCCGGAGCGGAGCCAGCAGCAGGGCGCCGCGGCGGACGCCGACCTCCAACCTGCCGCGGTGCTGGAGCAGGTGCAGGCGCAGTATCCACCCGGGGCGAACGAATCCGGCGAGGTGACCGTGGCGGTCGAAGTGGGCCGGGTGGGGGAAGTGTTGGGGGTGCGGGTGGAGAGTTCGACGGCGCGCATCTTCGAGGATCCGGCCCTCGCGGCGGCGCGGGATTCCAAGTATCGCCCGGCGGCGCGGGCCGGCATCGCCGAGCCCGGCACCGTTCGCCTCACCTACAAGTTCGCCGCACCGCAAGCCCCCGGAACGCCGGCCTCGGGGACGCCATCGCCCTGA
- the trxA gene encoding thioredoxin, giving the protein MSQLVGTATDTNFKAEVEDADLPTLVDFWATWCSPCRAIAPIVEDLAKEFAGRLKVMKMDVDANPQVPMRFNITGIPTVLLFKNGKIVDQTVGAVPKRLFVDMVEKHLG; this is encoded by the coding sequence ATGAGCCAGCTCGTGGGGACCGCGACGGACACCAACTTCAAGGCCGAGGTCGAAGACGCCGACCTCCCCACCCTGGTGGATTTCTGGGCCACCTGGTGCAGCCCCTGTCGCGCCATTGCCCCGATCGTCGAGGACTTGGCGAAGGAATTCGCCGGCCGGCTCAAGGTCATGAAGATGGACGTGGACGCCAACCCGCAGGTGCCGATGCGCTTCAACATCACCGGCATCCCCACGGTGCTCTTGTTCAAGAACGGCAAGATCGTCGATCAAACGGTGGGTGCCGTGCCGAAGCGCCTCTTCGTCGACATGGTGGAAAAGCACCTGGGCTGA